A genomic window from Brachyspira sp. SAP_772 includes:
- a CDS encoding flavodoxin domain-containing protein → MNKKIAIVVWSKTGNTKLMANALKEGIELQKCQADMFKAYDFDRNKAEEYSTIALGCPAMGAETLEDTEFLPMYNDIKSVLKDKRIFLFGSYSWGDGKWMRDWAEDAKNNNITLFREPIIAKEKPTDDILLKMKEVGEDLSRD, encoded by the coding sequence ATGAATAAAAAAATAGCTATAGTTGTCTGGAGTAAAACGGGCAATACTAAGCTTATGGCAAATGCTCTTAAAGAGGGTATAGAACTTCAAAAATGTCAAGCGGATATGTTTAAGGCATATGATTTTGATAGAAATAAAGCCGAGGAATATTCTACAATAGCTTTAGGCTGTCCTGCTATGGGGGCTGAAACTTTGGAAGATACTGAGTTTTTGCCCATGTATAATGATATAAAATCTGTTCTTAAAGATAAAAGGATATTTTTGTTTGGTTCTTATAGTTGGGGTGATGGTAAATGGATGCGGGATTGGGCTGAAGATGCAAAGAATAATAATATTACTTTATTTAGAGAACCTATTATAGCAAAAGAAAAACCTACAGATGATATATTATTAAAAATGAAGGAAGTTGGAGAGGATTTGTCAAGAGATTAA